One genomic segment of Lodderomyces beijingensis strain CBS 14171 genome assembly, chromosome: 6 includes these proteins:
- a CDS encoding 60S ribosomal protein eL24, whose product MKIEVDSFSGSKIYPGRGTLFVRGDSKIFRFQSSKSASLFHQRKNPRRISWTVLYRRHHKKGISEETSKKRTRKTVKHQRAIVGASLELIKERRSQKPADRKASRDAKLAKDKETKKAAKVARKAEKAKLAASGASVVSKQGAKGSFQKVKATSR is encoded by the coding sequence atgaagattgaagttgattCCTTTTCAGGCTCAAAAATCTACCCAGGTAGAGGTACTTTATTCGTCAGAGGAGACTCCAAGATTTTCAGATTCCAATCATCCAAATCTGCCTCCCTTTTCCACCAAAGAAAGAACCCAAGAAGAATCTCATGGACCGTGTTATACAGAAGACACCACAAGAAGGGTATTTCTGAAGAAACCTCTAAAAAGAGAACCAGAAAGACCGTTAAGCACCAAAGAGCCATTGTCGGTGCTTCATTggaattgatcaaggaaagaagaagccaaaAGCCTGCTGACAGAAAAGCTTCAAGAGACGCTAAGTTggccaaggacaaggaaaCCAAGAAGGCTGCCAAGGTTGCTAGAAAGGCTGAAAAGGCTAAGCTTGCTGCTTCTGGTGCTTCAGTTGTCTCAAAGCAAGGTGCCAAAGGttctttccaaaaagtGAAGGCCACCTCCCGTTAA
- a CDS encoding 60S ribosomal protein eL30, protein MAPKSKNQENINSKLALTIKSGKYTLGYKSVVKSLRTGKAQLVIIAANTPVLRKSELEYYAMMSKTKVYYFQGGNNELGTVCGKLFRVGTLSILDAGDSDILSSV, encoded by the exons ATG GCCCCAAAATCCAAGAACCAAGAAAacatcaactccaagttggCCTTGACCATCAAGTCAGGTAAATACACCTTGGGCTACAAGTCCGTTGTCAAGTCCTTGAGAACCGGTAAGGCCCAGTTGGTGATCATTGCTGCCAACACTCCAGTTTTGAGAAAATCCGAATTGGAATACTACGCCATGATGTCAAAGACCAAGGTCTACTACTTCCAAGGTGGTAACAATGAATTGGGTACCGTTTGCGGTAAATTGTTCAGAGTCGGTACTTTGTCTATCTTGGACGCTGGTGACTCTGATATCCTCAGCTCAGTCTAA